One window of Candidatus Methylarchaceae archaeon HK02M2 genomic DNA carries:
- a CDS encoding mechanosensitive ion channel, whose amino-acid sequence MDASRILSSFNLSIGLDIIITVAILLGSFVIAISSVAIINRYVKRMAEKTDTRIDDYAIMITKGPLTIFIILFGIISALGYWEARYPETLPVWISLNMDVLISVMSVLIAISVISLIVNNYISSRIQKIILENPERGTSFRLIRRIIMYMIYLFGSVTILSLIFPGLVGALWGLLVGAGFLAIVIGLGAQKVIGNFLSGININITQPVRLGDAIMIKGEYGFVEEITLRHTVIRIWDNRRMIIPNSVLDNEVIINYTLKDPKKLYSITMGVPYDTDLEKVADIMIEEAKNHSDVLPEFEPSFSVLNFDEGAISLRLLFKGKDQGTAFGTACDLRRSIKKRFDKEGIRICCPARYITGVEKNL is encoded by the coding sequence ATGGATGCATCGAGAATTTTGTCAAGTTTTAACTTATCTATTGGTCTTGATATTATTATTACAGTAGCAATTCTTCTGGGCTCTTTTGTTATAGCTATTTCTTCAGTAGCTATAATAAACAGATATGTGAAAAGAATGGCTGAAAAAACAGATACAAGAATCGATGACTATGCGATTATGATAACAAAAGGTCCTTTAACGATATTCATAATACTCTTTGGAATAATATCAGCTTTAGGATATTGGGAAGCTAGGTATCCTGAAACTCTACCTGTCTGGATTTCTTTGAATATGGATGTATTGATTTCTGTAATGAGTGTCTTGATCGCTATATCGGTAATAAGCTTAATCGTAAATAATTATATTAGCAGTCGTATTCAGAAAATTATACTTGAAAATCCTGAGAGAGGAACTTCGTTTAGACTGATCCGCCGAATTATCATGTATATGATCTATTTATTCGGTTCTGTTACCATTTTATCATTGATATTCCCAGGTTTGGTCGGCGCACTTTGGGGACTGCTCGTGGGTGCTGGTTTCCTTGCCATCGTGATAGGTCTCGGCGCTCAGAAAGTAATTGGAAACTTCTTATCAGGGATCAATATCAATATCACACAACCTGTTCGTTTAGGGGATGCGATAATGATTAAAGGGGAGTATGGATTTGTAGAAGAGATTACTTTACGCCATACTGTTATCAGGATTTGGGACAACCGTAGGATGATTATACCGAACTCTGTTTTAGATAATGAGGTTATAATAAATTACACACTTAAAGACCCTAAAAAGCTTTACAGCATTACAATGGGCGTTCCCTATGACACTGATCTAGAAAAAGTAGCAGATATAATGATCGAAGAGGCGAAGAATCACTCTGATGTCCTGCCCGAATTTGAGCCATCATTTTCAGTATTAAATTTTGATGAGGGAGCCATATCGTTGAGGTTGTTGTTTAAAGGAAAAGACCAAGGAACAGCTTTCGGAACAGCTTGTGATTTACGCAGATCGATCAAAAAACGCTTCGATAAAGAAGGGATAAGAATCTGCTGCCCTGCTCGTTACATAACGGGAGTAGAAAAGAATCTGTAG